Within Ipomoea triloba cultivar NCNSP0323 chromosome 9, ASM357664v1, the genomic segment atttgttgggttctaataataataataatataataataataataataataattattattattattattattattattattattattatttattaagtaGAGCCTAACAACTGCAACTCCTTGGGACGTACGAAGGCGAAGTAGTACGTGAAGTTGCTATGGCAGTTGAGCTTTGGCTGCTATGGTAGCAGACTAGCAGAAGtttgattttaataataacaataataaaaattagttaattattaaaaatatcaggTCAGGGTAAACTCAGCAAGCTAAGTTATCCTAATATTAacttctaaaacaatttttttttgttttttgttttttgtttttttattatatcTGAAAGTGTAATGAGACTTATATTTTAATGGTTTATTTGGCAACTGTGAATATTTCAGCATTGAGGAAATTCTGACGGCAGCATAGAACATTAATGCGCATGCATGGTATAAAGTCTTCATCATCTTAAGTATGAATTGaatttatacatattaatatattgtaattactTAATTGCAAGCtcttacaaatatatatttgtactcAAGGCAAGGCTGGTATTAATTAATTGGGTAAAATGAAtgaaaagaatgaaagaaaaaaaaaaaaagtgaaacacCCTTAGCTTAGATCCAATGATAAGAAGAGTGCCATTCATACAACAGTTTGAGAGAGGGAAAGCAACAAGATATCCCATGTTCCACAATATTATCCTAATCAAACTTAGTTAAACCTGGCAAGATCAAAACATGAAGTTTGGGTAGCATATATAAGATCATCCGGGAAAGCCTTAATCAACCATGAACAAGCGAAGTAAAGTGTTTCCAAAGTAGGATGCCTCTTGAGCCAAACTGGTCAATTCTTACCTCGATACAAATGTAGCTGAAGTTTCCTTAGTTGTGGCGGAAGCTCAAAACCATATCTATCTACTACATCACCTTCTACCGACCATTTTATATTTAGAGCATGAAGATTATAGAAGCTTTGTAAATTTCAAACTTGTTCATTAAAATTGAAGTAAACAATTATGCTCAACTTCATTAAGTTGTGAGGAGTTATTTGGGAGTTGAGGGAGATCAAATCTACATCCTCCTGCTGTGTAAGAGCAACACCTTTTAGTGTTTGCTGCAACTGTACTGTACTCCTGGCGGTTTCTTTTTCTGTGGTACACCTTCATATCTAGAACATGAACCTCCTCCGATCCATCTGTCAGCATTTTGTTTTGCTTCTATATATCTTAAACAAAACTTGAACATCTTTTTGATTTAGATGAATATCAGTCTCCAATTGGATCTCTTAGCTTCTCCAAGAGTGCCTCATTCTCTTCATCACCATCCTAAGGGCTTATCCTGTCTCTCACTCCAGAATTATCCACCAGTTGTAGTTTTCACTTTCTaccataaaatttataaaattgtgtTTGATAGCCTTTTCTCAATCCAGAAGCCACTCGTGCTGGGGCTGAATTGGGAAACTAACATCCTGATTTTCTCCATCCTCTTAGCAATGCCGGACAACCATTTTGAAACTTCAGTTACTTCCTTTTGCACTAAACCAAGCTTGGAAtcataagaagaagaagaagattcatGCCGTCGAACCCACTTGTGGGGATTAATAATATCCTCTCCAACCTCCTCCCCACTATTTTTTAACTTGAAAGAAATCACATCGTCAAGTTCTTGTATTACGCATTTTAGCTTGCCCTCAATATCATCATCCTTCAAGTATTCAGGCTTTGGATAGCCTTCCATCTGCACCACTCCATTCATTACACTTATCTCGCTTTTAATGTGTTCACATTTGAATTTAACCAAACACTTTTCCATCTTCTCGCTTTTGTACTCATACTCCACCCTCCTTATCCTCCTGAAGAAACTCaaatttttaatgaattaaattCTCTCCAACTAAACTTTACTGTCCTaacttcaatttaattattaattaatgtgtaaattcataattaaatcaTGCATGCACACTTCAATATGATAGCATcacaattatttttcataagaaatgagattaatttgacaaaattgttgaacatatactagtGATAGATTAGAGTGTACTCAAAGGAACTCATGTTAAGTAAGGAATATTTTAGAGAAACAGAATGATAAGTCATAATTTTTAGTACTTTTATGTGCAAAATTGATATCAAACTCATATGATTTCATGTTAACGGGAAAGTATGTGCTTATTTGATTCCTTTAATTTGTGTCGTTTAAATGATTTTGAGGCATTGGTTGTAACCAGGCCCCGTCCTATCATTTTATTGGCCTAGGGCATATCAAAAAACATAGGTCCTATATGAActtaacatatattttcaactataaaccaattaaaccggttGCAATCAGAAAAATAACcatagaaaaatattaaaagacaaaaatgaccttattaaaaataggaaatgtcatgagaaggactaaaagtgttcaaaaaataatagtctggatgttaaatgacaaaacaGATAGTATGAGACTAAATTTGAATTTGCCACCAAAGATAAGGGACATCTAGTGGAATTAACTCTGAAAAATACGGAGTAGCAtttaaatatatgtaatagAAAGGCATGTAATGGCATAAAGcatcttaaaataaatattacaaaaaactaTATTACcagtatattataaaaatatatacgtgcaacaaaataaataaaatgtgaaacattttatcataattatattgacactagtttttcacgcgcattgcgcgattGAGATAATgcctaatgtttatttttaaataaatactttaaactatatcaatgcaagattatattggAGTATTTTCCCCCCCTACATGTTTTATGTGCTGTGAAATGTGTGTTGTACATTTttatgtgaaagtattgaacaaaatattaatatttattatatttgtagaaggttaatgggtagtacattttgttctagtttcataaattgtttacttgatagtaacaacaatagctttgcaggtagtccgaatactgatactgcaatatgtttagtttcatcaacaatttctacatccattttgcacatgtttattttgaagttcatatttttggaattaataTGAATGAgtatagtacttgattttgtttgtgtgtgtgtttttttttttttttttttttttttttttttttttttttttttttttttttgattttatactaatcttggagtacccactgctgccttttcatcaaatgcatgagttaaatagtttgccactttgtgcataaacatttttaaacgtGGTTCATCCTATATACCCAATTATTTTTTGTGTCAAGATcgatgttgattttgtctttaatccaaacaagttgattgtagaaaatgaaatgaattgtaaatttatattagttctaatatatttaaagaatgcacgataagtattttacatacaagattaatgaatgctgcaacggtagctatttttcattatttttttttgaatttgaaagattgattccaacaatgttgtagtctcaatATCTTTttaatgcatcaagtgtgtcacaatatTCTATtaccctacattgacatttttaataatgagttttaaatcaatttattgagttatttgaatgtcttctttgtcaacaaatccgcCATAAgtggttaatatgattggtttcaaactgtttttttttttgaaatttttttccatgttattgacataatacttggtaaataaatatataacattattttttagtataactttgatatttaattacaagatagtgtaaaaaaaacaatgaacaatttaatgaatataattaattaataaatttgaaggtaaggaaactttgtattgtagaaaatatttttttttgagaacaatgtattgtagaaaatatagacaatataactaatgaaattatatctctttttaaattttgggataatgaattttttttttgaataaagacattgtagacatcgaattataaattaaagaaatgcatatgtattattttttttgttgtaactaataatttttttaatttaataaaagtaatagggTGTGTTActtacttttaaataatatactctaacatattcgtaatatatgttcaacaattatgccaactttgagtgggatgaggttcgaacctaataccttacttatagaaattaatgggtaagttaaaagtttaacggaatattaacggaaaagataTATAATATCTAACAAAAAACTTAACGAATAATCATTTAATTNtttttttttttttttttttttttttttttttttttttttttttttttttttttttttttttttttttttttttttttttttttttttttttttttttttttttttttttttttttttttgattttatactaatcttggagtaccCACTGCTGCCTTTTCATCATAATGCATGtagttaaatagtttgccactttgtgcataaacatttttaaaccgTGGTttcatcctatataccaattattttttgtgtcaagatcgatgttgattttgtctttaatccaaacaagttgattgtagaaaatgaaatgaattgtaaatttatattagttctaatatatttaaagaatgcacgataagtattttacatacaagattaatgaatgctgcaacggtagctatttttcattatttttttttgaatttgaaagattgattccaacaatgttgtagtctcaatATCTTTttaatgcatcaagtgtgtcacaatatTCTATtaccctacattgacatttttaataatgagttttaaatcaatttattgagttatttgaatgtcttctttgtcaacaaatccgcCATAAgtggttaatatgattggtttcaaactgtttttttttttgaaatttttttccatgttattgacataatacttggtaaataaatatataacattattttttagtataactttgatatttaattacaagatagtgtaaaaaaaacaatgaacaatttaatgaatataattaattaataaatttgaaggtaaggaaactttgtattgtagaaaatatttttttttgagaacaatgtattgtagaaaatatagacaatataactaatgaaattatatctctttttaaattttgggataatgaattttttttttgaataaagacattgtagacatcgaattataaattaaagaaatgcatatgtattattttttttgttgtaactaataatttttttaatttaataaaagtaatagggTGTGTTActtacttttaaataatatactctaacatattcgtaatatatgttcaacaattatgccaactttgagtgggatgaggttcgaacctaataccttacttatagaaattaatgggtaagttaaaagtttaacggaatattaacggaaaagatatataatatctaacaaaaaacttaacgaataatcatttaattaaggataaattaggaaatcgcaagtaaaaatataaatctaaacaatctgaaccatccatttgatttaataatttgaccgtcattttttctacccattgtaagcctaacttttttttggctcttattagtatagtagataacgaaaaacttaacgaataatcatttaattaagGATAGATTAGAAAATctcaagtaaaaatataaatctaaacaatctgaaccatccatttgatttaataatttgaccgtcattttttctacccgtTGTAGGCCTAACtttttttggctcttattagtatagtagatatataaatCAGCAAAATAAGTCTCGTGTGATAAATCCAATTAGGcatcattaataattaaaacattttacaaTGTTAAAAAGATACTATATGCATATTACTAGAAATATAAATGAGCGttgacatttatatatatatatatataaatatcattattatgtagtaatttttttttttttgagatcaATCAATTCATGACACATGATTAtggaatacaaaaaaaaatcaagaagtGAGATTACATATAATATTACTCTTTTATTCATAGTAATAAGTAGGATGACTTCTCTTCATCGTAAAATATACCATAAtgagaaattgaaagagaaagttggaaaggaaaggaaatacCATTCAATGTCATATAGTTGCTTCATGATTCTTACTAGATTCATCTAGATTTTTCGTtactctttctccttctctgTTTTCGCTCGCTTGCATGTCATTGTTTGCCATGTTTGCACCTTCGTCTCTATTATTTTCTATAGCTCAAGTATTTGAAAGTGTGAGTAGAGGTTTTGAAATAAGTGTACTGTATATATAACAAAGCAatgtaatattttcttttaatttgttgctcAATATATAAGTAAACTAAATTCTTATTCTTTACTTGCCATGTCTAAGAGTAAAAGAATCTTTACTTTGCAACATATTTCACCTGGCCTGTCTCCATGGGACTATTAACACTTAACCaaactatattataatatatattatattatgactaGTGCAAGAATATaactttggaagaaaatagTGTAGTGTATATAATTAAGTGGTATAATTCTTGTTCATTTTTGAGTTGTTATGTTGCTTCCCAAATCCCAAGTTTTGACTAACTATTTTTTCTCtcaaaaaattatctttttaaaaagtaatactATAAATGTACACAAATGATAAATATTTGATTGGATATGTGACCAGAAATTGACTACCTATCCATCACAACACGTCatgttaattgaatttttttacaTCACAACACGTCatgttaattgaatttttttatggtCGTCAAGACTCGAgaattaatttagtattttaccTTTGAAAAAATGAATACTATATGACCGGCCTCTAGCTATTGAAACAATAGTGAGAAGCCAAAATTAAAGATAAGTCACTTTAAGTCACTTTGCATGTTGATAAGTCACTTTGcatgtttgcaaaaaaaaaaaaaaaaaaaagataagtcACTTTGCATGTTGATTTGCAGCATTTTACCTGTATCCCATGTAAAATGGAACTATTATCACTATAGGAACACCATCATTGTCTAATAGTCGATGATTAGGATTTAGGATgattaaaattaaacttaagAAAATGCAATTCTTGTTCCTTTTTGATTTGTTACGTTGCTCAATACATAAGTAATGTTCTTGTTCTCTACCTGCCTTATCTAATGATATAGTGAAGGAATATTTAACTTGTTCTTTTCACTTCTCAGTTCCGTTCTCACTTTTTGTGTTAAGTTACATTGTTCTTTTCCTCGAGTTTCTCATTTTGTTTTTCGGAATGGATGGAGGTAGGCCATTGTGCTAAAGAGCACAACTGCACAAGTTGAGGAGACATTTCAACAAATCAACATATTAGATGATAAAGAGTAGTTAAAGGGCTTTCTTGTAAATTTACTTGCTTTGTAATCTGTTACAACCGTCTCCCACCTTCTATATATTACCATGTACACACGTGTTATAGCTATGAATAATATCACCGCCATTTCCCACCAATCAACTCTCGTCTTCTACCTTTACTTTCTTCTCgcatcatggtatcagagccgcgACTGGGAAGCTACGCAGCTGCCGTCGCCGGCAACGCAGAATCCAGCCGGAGAACTCCTCCAGTCGAGCGTTCCCCTACTGCTCAAGATTCTCCGACCGAACGCTCACCAGCTCACGTCCGAAATCCACAGAGGAATCTGGCGTCTCCGCAGAGGAATTCACAGAGAAATAATGACGATGACATCGAGGATCCACTTTTCTTGAACAGTAATGAGAATGCAAATACCATTCTCGTGTCACCTCCGCTCACAGGGAGCGCAAATTACGCCAGTTGGAGCATCTCCATGCAAGTCGCTCTGGAGGTGAAGAACAAATGGACGATCGTGGATGGAAGCACGATCGCGCTGGACATTTCGAGCAGGAAGTTTGCCGCATGGAGGCGGTGCAACCTCATGATTTGTGCATGGATCGTTAAGTCTGTTCACTCATCAATCGCACAAAGCGTCATGTATATACGCAATGCCAGGGACATGTGGAACGATCTGAAGAAAAGGTTTGCTCAACAAGATGCTCACCGGATTTCCGCCTTGCAAACTGAAATCTACGCCCTAAAGCAAGGTAATCTTCCAGTGAATGACTATTTTACAAAATGTCGTATACTCTGGGAACAAATGAATGATCTCAGGCCTTTGCCGATATGTAAGTGTGATTCGCGTTGCTCTTGCGATCTTCTTGACGAAATAAAGAATGAGCGCGAAGTTGATCGAGTGATTAGGTTCCTTCAAGGGCTGAATGAGGAATACAATTCACTGAAAAATGGTGTTCTGGTTCTTGATCCTTTACCAGATATGCACAAGGTTTTTGTGATGGCAGAAAAATATGAAAGGCAACTAAACTTCACAAATCTGAATTTGAATAACCTTGATCTTAGTCATGCGAATTCTGTTCAAGCAAGTCAATCAGATACAGAGGATATTGTGGCAGCCCTTACTCACTTCAACAACAAAAGGAACAACTATTCTGGTGGTGGAAACAAGACTGCGAAATGCACTTATTGTGGTATGACTGGGCATACGATTGAGAAGTGTTATAAGAAGCATGGTTTTCCTCCCGGTTGGGTGCCTGGCTACAAATCAAAGGGAAAACAACAAAATACAATGACAGCTTCCTCCTCTGCCAGCAGTGATACTAATGAGCAGCTTCAGAAACTTATATCACTAATGCAGGCTCAAATGGAAAAAGGGCAGTCACCCACTGCTGCTGCTGTCACACTTATGCCAAACTTTGATAAGGAACCATCTACTAATGAAGGCAAGTTTCCTACAACCACCACCATTAATTCTGTTTCTTTACATTTATCTATTTGGATCTTAGACTCTGGGGCTACGGATCATATAGCATGTTCATTAGATGCTTTTGAGAGTTATCAATCTGTGGCAAAAACAGTAGTTAATCTACCGGATGGGAAACAAGCTGTAGTCAAGCATATTGGTGAGATAAAATTAAATGGCAGTTTGTGTTTGAAGAATGTATTACATATACCATCTTTTCAGTTCAACATTATATCAGTTAGTAAGCTGCTTCAAAGCTCACCTTCATATATGCTAACGTTTACCTCTGATCAGTGCCTTCTTCGGGAGAATCATGGGAAGACGATTGGTTTTGCTAAAGAGAAAGGGGGTTTATACTTGCTGCTTGAAACACCAGAGGATCACACAGATAGCAATAAACAGTTTGTCATGACTTGTAGTGCTGAGACTTGGCACCAAAGATTAGGGCATTACCCCATGAATAAAATGCACCTTATCACTGATGTTCATTTTAGCTCTAAATCTACAGCTTGTGATGTATGCCACTTTGCAAAACATAA encodes:
- the LOC116030940 gene encoding uncharacterized protein LOC116030940 → MNLVRIMKQLYDIEWRIRRVEYEYKSEKMEKCLVKFKCEHIKSEISVMNGVVQMEGYPKPEYLKDDDIEGKLKCVIQELDDVISFKLKNSGEEVGEDIINPHKWVRRHESSSSSYDSKLGLVQKEVTEVSKWLSGIAKRMEKIRMLVSQFSPSTSGFWIEKRLSNTIL